The Rosa chinensis cultivar Old Blush chromosome 7, RchiOBHm-V2, whole genome shotgun sequence DNA segment GAAAAATTCTCTTCATTTGTAAATTATTATCATTATTGTTATTTAAGCTGGAATTTCTACTATTGTCGTTTTATGACCCTCTGGTGGTGCATTGTCACCCTGATTAAGTATTCATCTCTCTATACCTATCTCCTTTTGGTGTACAGGGGCATCAGGGTTGTGTTAATTCGATTGCTTGGAATTCTAGAGGTTCACTTTTAGTATCTGGATCAGACGACACACGGGTATGCTGGTCTTATCTTATATTGTCACTTCACATTATCCCAGGTGATAGATAGGTTAAATGAAAGAAACATTAGCATAATGAATAGGAAGAGTAAAATTATGGAAGGAAATCTTCACGCATGATGTGTTCAGGACATAATTCATAATCAAAAGTACTTTTACTTTCATCCTGGAAGCTTTGTACGTATCAAAAACTTTTCtgtggaaattattttcatattttattaCATGCGCTTTCTGTTACTATCTCTGCATGGATTAAAAATTATGTATTGAGATATATGGAGCTTAACATAAGCTATATTCAATGTGATGATCTTGTTGTCATTGTGGTTAAGAACTTGGTAACGCTTCTAAGGTCCAAaatcaaagaagatgaaatttcGAGACTTGAAGttatatatgcatttgcaacATGCAAAAAATTGTCAATACCTCCATGTTGTGCAGATAAATATTTGGAGCTACTCTAGTCGGAAGCTTTTGCATTCTATTGAGACTGGGCACTGTGCAAACATATTTTGTACAAAATTTGTCCCTGAAACTTCTGATGAGCTTGTTGTCTCTGGAGCTGGAGATGCAGAAGTAATGTTTTAACATTTGCTCAGTGGTTAATTGCTAATTCTATTTGCTCATAGTTAACTAGCATTTATATGCCCTTCTGTTTTTGCAGGTTCGGTTATTTAATTTGTCTCAGTTAAGTGGGAGAGGACCTGAAGATAATGCAGTTCCTCCATCAGCTCTGTATCAATGTCACACAAGAAGAGTAAAAAAGTTAGCTGTAAGAATTTCGGATTTAGAGAAAGTATACATTCAATTCATTTTTATACTTATTCTGTGGGGGGATGTTCATTGTTTCATGTATATTTACTTGCTGGGATCTTGTACTCACTGcatttctttattttaggtTGAAGTTGGGAATCCCAATGTGGTATGGAGTGCAAGTGAAGATGGAACTTTGAGACAGCATGACTTTCGAGAGGGTACTTCTTGCCCTCCTGCTGGATCTGCTCATCAAGAATGTCGCAACATTTTAGTAAGTGCTTGTTCAAATTCATTTTATATAAGATGAAAACCCCAGTTGCTTTTTGTAGTTTTATTAGTTAGACCTTCGGTAAGAGATATAAACTCTTGTTGCTTCACAAGTTCCTCTGATAGAGATTTATGTAAGTTCCATCATTTACCACCAAATAGGTCCTATCCTTGTGTAGACATTAATAAGACATTGAAAACTGGATTCCACAGTTTCCACCACAGGAAATTAGCTCTGTTGACCAGGCACCAGAATAGATGCCTAAATGTAAAATTTCATTTGCATTAAATATTTGTTATAGATCACTTTTCTGGTGTAAATATGAAGCTCTTTTTGCTGCATTTTTCTTCAGTAAGCTTATATCTGGAAGCCAGAATCTTAGGTGTCTCTCTTTTGGTCCCTTTCCTAGAATCAATTTCACATATAGTTCTTTATTGCAGCTTGACTTGCGGTCTGGAGCAAAGAAGTCACTAGCTGATCCCCCGAAACAAACATTTGCTCTAAAATCTTGTGATATCAGTTCCACTAGGCCTCATCTGCTATTAGTTGGTGGGAGGTATTTGTTGTTGATTCTTATCAACGAGGTTAAGTATTTCAGCTACTCTTTCTATTTCAACTAATTTGTCTTCTCTGAATTTTTGCAGTGATGCATTTGCGCGTTTATATGATAGAAGGATGCTGCCTCCTCTGACATCCTGCCGGAAAAGGACATCTCCACCTCCTTGTGTTAACTATTTCTGTCCAATGCATCTCTCTGATCGTGTTAGTTTACAGTTCCTAATTAAACTGCTGAAATTTGATCATGATCCTTGTGTCAGAATTAGAAGAACTTTATTACCTTTTGAAACATAAAGCTCTTTGGTGCATCCTGTTTCTTGCACCCAATTTTTTCTAGAATAGGAAAAAGTAATTGCCAATGAAACTTCTGGATATTAATTACTAATTGAAGTTATAGCAATTGGCTTGCAAAACATACATTTAATGCTATTCTAATGTAATTTCTCAGGGACGTACAAGCTTGCACTTAACTCACGTTACATTTAGCCCAGATGGAGAAGAGGTTCTACTTAGTTATAGTGGGGAGCATGTATATTTGATGAACGTAAATCATGGTATTTTAATCAGCCTGGAATAATTTAAAAATGGTATGATATGAAAAAACCCAGCTTAATAATTTAAATTGATTTTTGCAATTTGCAGCTGGTGGAAGTGCTGTGCAGTATACTTCAGGAGATGCTTCAAAGATAATGAGCTTCATACCTATACTGAATGGGCTAGAACTGCAGCAACCAGCATCCAGTGTCTTCAGAAGTCGTCTTCCTAAAAGACGCAAGGCCACTGCTATGGTGTGCATCTTTGCTTCTGGATTTTGGTCATTCTTGTTACTTTTATCTTTCTGCAAGATGGTCATAGCTAGTATCTAACACAGTTGCTGCAGCATGAAAAATGCAGTAGACTAACTCAAATTGCTGAGAAGTCCTTGGAGGAGGGGAATTTTTATCATGGCATTGAGGCATGCAATGAGGTGCTGGATGGATATGGTCGCGATATTGGGCCCATACTAAGGCATGATTGTCTCTGTACTCGTGCCGCATTGTTGCTGAAGGTTCTTTTGATATCAAGCAAAGTTACATGGTTGGATTATGGTACCTTAATTTAAGATTCTCTGGGGCTTacttctttccctttttttcttttccagcgTAATTGGAAAAACGATGCTCATATGGCTATAAGAGATTGCTATAATGCCCGGAAAATTGATAACTCCTCTTTCAGAGCTCATTACTATATGTCTGAAGCTTTATCACAGGTAATATTGTACTGCACTTGAATGTATGATGGTCTgagattttattgttttgttggaTGGGTTAGGGGTGGAGGAAAATTGGAGTTAGGAAATAAATTGTACTCATATATACAGATAAGATTGATCAAGTAATTTTCCATTTAAAAGCTAATGCAATATTGCCACCAAAGGATAACGCCAAATATATAAATTCTTTTGACCTTTGTTTTTCCACTTACCATAACATATGCAAGGAATTGTAGTAGGGAAAAGTTTATAATAAACATAAGGAAAGGAAACATGTAGCTTATCTATAACCATATAGTTACCTAAGCTTTCTTTTAGACGGTTTTTTCAACTCGACAATTGTGGATATGGTAGTGGAAATTCAGATACACATTTACTTAATACAGTTATCCTAATTCCAATTTGAAATAGTTGAGCATTGTAAAACACTTTTGCCTCCTATTCCTCTTGCTGACAGACCTGTAGTGAAAGCAAGGGTTTGTTTGAAGCTAATTATCAGTTATTTTGAGGAGCAATGCTGTGAACAAATTTCTTAAGGAATTGGGTTTATCTGttacaataaaaagaaaaaggaaaatactGTTTATTATTTTTACGCATCTGGGTTCCTGATACTATTCTTCAAAGGAAACTATAGCAGATATAAAGTCGTGGCATCAATGGCTTAATAGACCCCGTCATATCTCTGCCAGAGTATAATCACATATTCATGCAATATCTGGTGCTTCTTGCTCTCAAAATGTTGTCAGCTTGGCTTGATAAACTACTTTATGATTATATGTTTTCTGTATATAGCTAAGAAACATGTGTTTGATCATGAATGAAGTGAGAGAAGTTTGATAAGTATGGACTTTGGACCTGTCTTTGTTTTTGgtaaagtattttttttattgatgaaTGCTATTTTCTTGCAGTTGGCCAAACATAAAGAAGCTGTAGAATTTGCTATGGCAGCGCATTCTTTAGCTCCGTCAAATCCTGAGGTAACAGCACAATTGGAGAGTGTAAAAAGAAAGCTTGCTGCAGGTTTGTGACTTTGAGTGTGTTGTGCATTCTTTGATTCCCAGTAAAGTAGATTGTATATTTTTGAGTGCATCCTTTGATACTTTACTGCAGGATTATAGATTTTTAATTCAGCTGTTAATTTTATCTAGCGTAGTAACGATGTGGCCTCTATATGTTGAACTGAGACTAAAACCTTTAGATAACTAGGGTAATAGCATACCGGAGTAATGTATTGTTTACAATTTGTTATATTCTGTTGTAGACAGACATTACTTTTTCTGTTAACACAGACACGTCCATATCTGGCATGTCAACATCCTAAATCTGGATATATGGCCTGCTGATATATTTGTCTTGTTCATTTGGATAAAGATCTTCTGAATTTGAATATGTAGTCTTGGGAATGAACCATATATTAGTGAAGTCAAATTAAAAGTGAAAATATAacctttttcattttcttgacAAAGATAATTGAACACCTTGATAACTCTACAAATTTTCCTAGTATGAAATTGTTTTATTATGAGGAGGGTTTCCCCCTTCCCTAAGGAAGAGTATGGGGAGAGCTGACATGGTGGACATAATTATTGTATCCTTAGGTGTCCAACGAAGTTTTTTCGTGGAAGTGTCATACAAACTCTATGGTGTAATGTAGTTGGAAAGGAGTGGAATCTGTCTTTTCTTTGATAGTCAGTGCCCCTATTTCTTGACCTGTTTTAGGACTTACTCATGCTTTAATAACCTTATCTCTAATATGGTGGGAAAATATGCATCAACCtaattattgattatccttTTCTTCACCTTTCTCTCCAGCCTGGTTGGGTGGTCAATGCTACGTCACTAATGTTTATTTTAAATAGATGCCATTTTTGCTTTTTATAGATATGTTTTCTcctttatttggttgatttccCATTTTTGAAGAGTTGGAACTCCCAGACTCTATGTCCAATAATAAGAGCAGTGCCTTAGTTTCACCATCTAGAAAAACACACAGAAAAAGCTGTTTGTTCAAATCAGTGTATTGTCATCAAGTTAAACATGAGAAAAAGTTGCAATTTTTTTACCGTTCGATTCAACTTAGTTAAAGGAAGCCTTTAAATATAGTAGTGATATAAAGAGATCAAATGTACCTCACTGAGTCACTGCTACTCATTCAAATATTTAAGTCTACTGCAAATCGTCCTTAAAATGAATAGATTGAGAATATTAAGGACATTATTTCTTGCATCTTTATCTTTATTCTTGTTATGTATTATTAACTGTATAGTTCTTTGATTAGCTGAGTCTGAGAGAAATGGTAAGCCAAATGATGGGGCACCCAGGTCTGAACCTCGGGGTGGAAGAGTGCTATCCCTTAGTGACATACTTTACCGATCTGAGGGTAATAGTGAAGCTTCACAAGATGGTCCAAGATCTGAAAGAGAGGATTCTGATTATGACGAGGAATTGGAGTTGGACTTTGAAACGTCCATCTCAGGTGATGAAGAGCAAGATATCGAGCCCAATATTCTACATGGAAGTGTAAATCTGAGAATTCATCGAAGAAGTGATTCTTCTAGAGAAGTTGAAGGGGCAAATGGCTCTTGTGGATCACCTTCATCATCATCTCAAAATGAAAGACTCCCGTATCAGGTCCTTTTCATACCTATGGTGTAAACTATTTCCAGATTGGTGATATGTAATGGTTTTGTTGagtcacttttttttcttttaatattttatatattttttcataAAGAAATGTAGATGACATACCTATGTTGTTGAGTCGCTTTTGCATAGGCTTTATTCTATACGGAGCTGTGCGAAGTTATATCTTTTTAGCTATGTTTTTGAAGGCTTGATTACAattgtttttaatctttcaaccAACTGGTGAAAGTATGGATCACTGTTTAGTGTAAAAAGTGGTTCACTTTTGTCACCTATTTGTTTCTTTCGACCTGATTTTTGCATTGGATGCACATCAAATATTCTTCATCTGCCGTATTATTTTGGTGATCCTATGCCCTTTAACGAAGGATGCATGAAGATAAATTGACTTTTGTAGGGTTGGCAGAAGCATAGGATATCATCTTTTACTTCAATATTTTAGATTTAATTATTTGGTTTCCTCTTATCAGTTATTTTGGATATTTGTTATGTGAGACTGTCTATAAAGTGGCTTTATGGTAATACGGTTTTAAAATTAATAATGTTAAATGAACCACATTTTCATTTAGCTCATCTAACCACGATGGGGTATTTAGACATTGGACATTGCTAGAGACATGGTGTCAAGCCAGCGTTTTAACGCCACATGACATGGTGTGTTAAAGAAATGCCACATAATTTGATTAAATGTTGCACAAGAAATTATGGCATCTTTAGCATGGCCTTTCAGTATTATGGCCTATAGttgtaattgaaaaaaaaaggttgactTTAGTTATGCCTAGCACATTGTGttgttgttggtggtggtggtgttgctGTTGTTGTCATGAGTTAGGTTTAGTTCCCCTTTCTTTCTCTATTCTGAATCAGCCTCAGCAATAGggaatttcattttattttcgcACTGGTTGTTTTGTATTGTTGGTCAAATTACCTTTCTTCATGCAGGATTTCCTCAAATTTAAAtcctattttttttccttaacaTTAATGAAATAGTCTGTTCAAATGAATGTAATTCACGtgtcatttctttttcattatatgTTGCAGCCTGCGGCAGTTATTGATATGAAACAGAGATATGTCGGTCATTGTAATGTTGGAACTGACATAAAACAAGCCAGCTTTCTTGGCCAGAGAGGTATGTCTTAGGGATAAGGATGTCATGCAATATTATGAGTCCTCAGTCATTCTTCAGGGTTGAATGTTACTGTTCAATGTAAAAATTTGGATTTTTGGTAAATGACCCGCATACCTCTATTCTCTACTTATGCACTGTGCTAGAGTGCTTCCCGCAATGTCTTGTTATAGAAGTCCTCATGACAAGCTTTTTGCTATATTTGtgtttcaaaatttggtgattagattttctttgtgATTTATCTTCCTTTATATTTCTAAGTTTATGGTTTTTATAAGAGGTCAAAGAGCGCGGGCGCTCGCACACATGAATGCATCAATGCCCTCCCATCATGCATATTGATGATGCCAAGATTCGTGATCTTGACTGTTTGCTTCAGTTATTAGTAATATAtcaaaagaaaatgttttgAGTTTTCAGGAAGCTTGTTATAATCATAAATACTGTTTTCTGTATTGATTTGCAGGTGAATATGTTGCTAGTGGAAGTGATGATGGCAGATGGTTTATCTGGGAGAAACGAACTGGCAGACTAATAAAAATGCTTCAAGGAGATGAAGCTGGTAACTCTTTTCCCTGCAGCACAAAATAATGGGAGTAGCAACTTTCTGTAGTGTTTTCATAACAATTTTTCATGTTCCTCTGCAGTTGTGAACTGTGTACAGTGCCATCCCTCCGATTGTGTTGTGGCAACTAGTGGGATTGACAGTACAATAAAGGTGCGTATTCTGaactcactgttttgattttttttttattgattggGGTTGGGTGATGTAAGGAAACATTCTGATATTTTTTCTGGTTGATTGTTGTAGTTATGGACCCCAAGTGCTTCGGTCCCATCTATTGTAGCTGGTGGAGCGGCTGGACCAGAAACTGCTAACATTTCTAGCGTTTTGTCAGCTAATCAGCGCAGATTAAGCCATAATCGTGAAACCATCCTGTAAGGCTTATCAGATTCTGATTTCTTGCCCCACTTTCTgtaaagaattttttttctttttaaattgatTTTGTATGTTATAAAAGGAAAGGTCCGTGCTTCCATATGGTTTtcattcatttttgttttgaaattcgGTTGGCAAGTTTGCCCACATGTTTGCTACTATTGCTAGCAAACTTCCATGCCATGTATCTAGGTCAGTGGTACGGATTGTAACTTACAGATTTTTTTGGTACCGGTGAGTTATACAATACAACCTATAAAACAGCATGCCTATCAAACTGTATATTCCATGATTCCCACTCCAGTTCTCTCCTTCTCCTGAGCCTTTTATAGAATGTTCCACAGGGAACTGTAGCTATTCAGCACTGCAAGTTCTCATGCATGCTGGGCTCAATTCACACATATCCATGTTTTTGGCGACCGAGGGTTTCCATTGGAAGCTGAAACTTCAAACTGACTAAGTCTGAACATGTATGAGGCCTATGCTTCAACCTCTGATATAGAGATGACTATGCAGTTATAAAAACTCTGCAAGTTCTCATGCATGATAGCTTCATGCATATTCATGTTTTTGCTAACGACTGGTTTCTTATTCTAGCCTGAAACTTCAAACCTAGTATGTATGAGGTCTATGCTTCAAACCCTGAGATTAAGATGACTGAAGCAAATTTGTGATTGTCCAAATGGTGTTTTAGATGTTTCAGGTAGTCTAAATGTAGCCTTACCCATGTATCTTGTTTCATCCAATGACTAATGTAATTTTTGCTAGGTACAGCCGTTCTGAAATTTTGGAGCATTTTCGAATGCATGAATTTACTGAAGGAAGCTTGCACCCGTTTGAGTGTGCTCAGAGCTAAACAAGGTTATAACTGGAGCATGGAGGTAAAGATCATATCTTAATCTCTGAAAATCATTTTATTCTTGTTCTTCCAGAGTTTCATGTACATGAACCAGTGAGTGGCATCATAGTGAGTTAAGAATTTCAATGTAGTGGCCTTAGCTTGATGCGTCACAGTTTTGATTTGAAGTGTTGAATTGTTGTAATTTGTATTCCAATTGTATGTGCCCGGGCACACGACCAGACAAACACAGTATATATACCCATACACATGGACTTAAATCTGAtaaaatagtcttaaaaaaaGGAATATGGGGATTGATACAAGGTATACAGTTAGAGTTTTAAAGTTATGTTAGACTCAAATTTTGACTGTGAGCTTATGTTCCACCATACTGTTGTTGAATTATGAAAATTACTTTAGCCTAGTATATTTCCTTTATAGATATAAGGAATTCTTGTGTAAATGCTACAACTTTTTCAACAGCTTAATTGTTTGAGGATGTTTaattgtttattattattattcaaaCTATCTACTCACATTATTTTGTTACAAGTGATCCAAATAAGAGTCAAAGGTTTTATGAATTTATTTTAGTCGATACTGGCTCTATTAGTATTACTCATAACAAAGACAGAGACGGTCAAATTTCTCATTCAAAAATCCAAATCCGTCAAGTTTTAACCTTTGAAAATTGGAATCAGCACTCAATGACTTCCAAACAATTTTCCCAAAATTTTATTCCTCTAACTTTTATTTACTGGGATTATGGATTTGCTTGGTTCATTATCATTATTAGTTTTGGGTAGAAGGATAATATAATTCCTTAGTTTGTGAAATGGTAGAGTTAGTGTGACCATGCCCCCATCTATCCAAAATATTTTGATAAGAAACTGTTATGGTTTAACGGACTCTGCACTAGTCTAGTCAGGTCATGCTTTGTTCACTTTGAAACCTCGTTATTGTTATCATGATCATTATCATTTTTGGGTAGAAGGATAATATAATTCCTTAGTTTGTGAAATGGTAGAGTTAGTGTGACCAtctacccaaaaaaataaaaaaaagttagtGTGACCATATTTTGATAAGAAACTGTTATGGTTTAACGACTCTGCACTAGCCTAGTTAGGTCATGCTTTGTGTCACTTTGAAACCTCAAGTTTACATTTGATAGATGGGTAGACGTTGGAAGTCTGCagacatttttttttaccttgaGCTGAGAATGGGTTTTATAGATGTTGACAAGATGTGTATGATTCTTTGTTGTTACAGATAAATTATGCTCAACTGTAAATGAGACAATCAGGAATCTTGCGGATCATGGAAAGCATTATGGGATAGCCCTAAATAAGGCAAAAATAGAGAGGCACTGCTATGCTGTGTTCAGCTGTAAAGTTTTCCCCATTACAATTTGTCATTATCCCCCTCCAAGCATTTTCCTTGCCTGTATAGTATAGTAGAGATTCTCAACTTGAGAATGCTCTCGGTCTGTGTGTTGTTTTTTGCTCTCATGCTTACtatgtatttattttgattCTTCCTTATTGTCAATATTGTGTACAGTATAAGAAATCAGAGAACTCTTTTTTGGGTAATAGAGTTGATaactatatatgtatatattaccaactcagttttgtttttgttttgtttgatctGATTTCCGCAAGTGAACATATGTTCACTGAACCTGTTTTCGTTGTGATCCTTCACTTCTTGCTGATTGAAGCTGTAGTATGTTATGTTAGTCATGCCAATGACGTCAGGTTGGGAATATAGTTGTCAGCCCCGACCTGTGGAAGGGTTGGAAATATAATCCTTTATGATTGCAACTTCATACGTTTTGCAATTTCAACTTTTATCCCAACCAAACACTCCCACTGTTGCCCCTTCGACGCATACAATTGTTTGATGTGTGCATCATGAGTTAAAAAACTTCAAGGAATTAGGAAAGACGCATTTTTTGTGATAT contains these protein-coding regions:
- the LOC112177185 gene encoding protein ALTERED SEED GERMINATION 2 isoform X3, encoding MEAVPFHDGNIHDLIESRCLDVRQDVNHSLQMHSSLVRRLSQETELEGHQGCVNSIAWNSRGSLLVSGSDDTRINIWSYSSRKLLHSIETGHCANIFCTKFVPETSDELVVSGAGDAEVRLFNLSQLSGRGPEDNAVPPSALYQCHTRRVKKLAVEVGNPNVVWSASEDGTLRQHDFREGTSCPPAGSAHQECRNILLDLRSGAKKSLADPPKQTFALKSCDISSTRPHLLLVGGSDAFARLYDRRMLPPLTSCRKRTSPPPCVNYFCPMHLSDRGRTSLHLTHVTFSPDGEEVLLSYSGEHVYLMNVNHAGGSAVQYTSGDASKIMSFIPILNGLELQQPASSVFRSRLPKRRKATAMHEKCSRLTQIAEKSLEEGNFYHGIEACNEVLDGYGRDIGPILRHDCLCTRAALLLKRNWKNDAHMAIRDCYNARKIDNSSFRAHYYMSEALSQLAKHKEAVEFAMAAHSLAPSNPEVTAQLESVKRKLAAAESERNGKPNDGAPRSEPRGGRVLSLSDILYRSEGNSEASQDGPRSEREDSDYDEELELDFETSISGDEEQDIEPNILHGSVNLRIHRRSDSSREVEGANGSCGSPSSSSQNERLPYQPAAVIDMKQRYVGHCNVGTDIKQASFLGQRGEYVASGSDDGRWFIWEKRTGRLIKMLQGDEAVVNCVQCHPSDCVVATSGIDSTIKLWTPSASVPSIVAGGAAGPETANISSVLSANQRRLSHNRETILYSRSEILEHFRMHEFTEGSLHPFECAQS
- the LOC112177185 gene encoding protein ALTERED SEED GERMINATION 2 isoform X2, which codes for MEAVPFHDGNIHDLIESRCLDVRQDVNHSLQMHSSLVRRLSQETELEGHQGCVNSIAWNSRGSLLVSGSDDTRINIWSYSSRKLLHSIETGHCANIFCTKFVPETSDELVVSGAGDAEVRLFNLSQLSGRGPEDNAVPPSALYQCHTRRVKKLAVEVGNPNVVWSASEDGTLRQHDFREGTSCPPAGSAHQECRNILLDLRSGAKKSLADPPKQTFALKSCDISSTRPHLLLVGGSDAFARLYDRRMLPPLTSCRKRTSPPPCVNYFCPMHLSDRGRTSLHLTHVTFSPDGEEVLLSYSGEHVYLMNVNHAGGSAVQYTSGDASKIMSFIPILNGLELQQPASSVFRSRLPKRRKATAMLLQHEKCSRLTQIAEKSLEEGNFYHGIEACNEVLDGYGRDIGPILRHDCLCTRAALLLKRNWKNDAHMAIRDCYNARKIDNSSFRAHYYMSEALSQLAKHKEAVEFAMAAHSLAPSNPEVTAQLESVKRKLAAAESERNGKPNDGAPRSEPRGGRVLSLSDILYRSEGNSEASQDGPRSEREDSDYDEELELDFETSISGDEEQDIEPNILHGSVNLRIHRRSDSSREVEGANGSCGSPSSSSQNERLPYQPAAVIDMKQRYVGHCNVGTDIKQASFLGQRGEYVASGSDDGRWFIWEKRTGRLIKMLQGDEAVVNCVQCHPSDCVVATSGIDSTIKLWTPSASVPSIVAGGAAGPETANISSVLSANQRRLSHNRETILRSEILEHFRMHEFTEGSLHPFECAQS
- the LOC112177185 gene encoding protein ALTERED SEED GERMINATION 2 isoform X1; amino-acid sequence: MEAVPFHDGNIHDLIESRCLDVRQDVNHSLQMHSSLVRRLSQETELEGHQGCVNSIAWNSRGSLLVSGSDDTRINIWSYSSRKLLHSIETGHCANIFCTKFVPETSDELVVSGAGDAEVRLFNLSQLSGRGPEDNAVPPSALYQCHTRRVKKLAVEVGNPNVVWSASEDGTLRQHDFREGTSCPPAGSAHQECRNILLDLRSGAKKSLADPPKQTFALKSCDISSTRPHLLLVGGSDAFARLYDRRMLPPLTSCRKRTSPPPCVNYFCPMHLSDRGRTSLHLTHVTFSPDGEEVLLSYSGEHVYLMNVNHAGGSAVQYTSGDASKIMSFIPILNGLELQQPASSVFRSRLPKRRKATAMLLQHEKCSRLTQIAEKSLEEGNFYHGIEACNEVLDGYGRDIGPILRHDCLCTRAALLLKRNWKNDAHMAIRDCYNARKIDNSSFRAHYYMSEALSQLAKHKEAVEFAMAAHSLAPSNPEVTAQLESVKRKLAAAESERNGKPNDGAPRSEPRGGRVLSLSDILYRSEGNSEASQDGPRSEREDSDYDEELELDFETSISGDEEQDIEPNILHGSVNLRIHRRSDSSREVEGANGSCGSPSSSSQNERLPYQPAAVIDMKQRYVGHCNVGTDIKQASFLGQRGEYVASGSDDGRWFIWEKRTGRLIKMLQGDEAVVNCVQCHPSDCVVATSGIDSTIKLWTPSASVPSIVAGGAAGPETANISSVLSANQRRLSHNRETILYSRSEILEHFRMHEFTEGSLHPFECAQS